The DNA region CAGTCAACGTGTGGGGTGACGCCACTGGCGCCAAGATTATTTCGCGATTGGCGCCCGATGAGCCCGTCAGTGACGCATCAGATTCAGATATCTAAAATGTGCTCTATTCGATGCCTTGGTCAGCCAACCATCGCTCCGCATCAAGTGCCGCCTGACACCCCATGCCCGCTGCAGTAACCGCTTGTCGATAGACGCTATCAGCAACATCACCAGCAGCGAAGACACCAGGTAAATTTGTATGACTCGTACGTGTTTCAAGCTTCACGTACTTCTTGTCATCCATCGCAATTGATGTTCCCTCCAGAAACTCTGACGCTGGCGTGTGCCCGATCGCGACAAACATTCCCGTTACTTCAACTTGGGACTTCTCACCAGTAACAGTATCTTCTAATAAGACGGCACTGATTCGGTCTTCACCAAGCACATCGATGACCTGCTTATTCCAAAGCACCTCAGCATTCTCGGCATTGAGAACACGATCTTGCATCGTTTTAGAGGCGCGGAATTCTGATCTCCTGTGAATCACATAGACCGTTGATGCAAATTTAGTCAGATAGCTTGCTTCTTCCATTGCCGAGTCACCGCCACCAATAACCGCCAATGGTTGATCACGGAACATAGGCAAGGCGCCATCGCAAACAGCACATGCACTCACGCCCCCGCCACTTTGAGCCAGCCTCATTTCATTCTCAAGGCCCAGCCAATTTGCAGTCGCACCAGTTGCAATAATCACCGCATGCGCAGACAAGGTCTGGCCGTTGGCCTGAGTCAATTTAAGCGGTGTTGATGAAAAATCACAGGAAACAACATCATCCTCGATGATCTTAGTTTCAAAACGCTCTGCCTGGCTACGAAAGGCAGCCATCATGTCAGGACCGCTCACACCTTCAGGAAAGCCAGGATAATTTTCAACATCAGTGGTCAGCATAAGTTGCCCACCTGGCAGCACCGGTGCAGGGTTTGATTTTGGCACACCAACACAAACAACTGGCGAGAGATTAGCCCTTGCTGCATAGATCGCCGCTGTCCAGGCTGCTGGACCACTTCCAATAATGATGACCTTGCATACTTCTGTCATTGAAAACCTATCAAGTCAGTTGGCCTAGGGGCAGATGAACAAGTCAAAACAATTTACACAAAATACTTTTAGGATGACTGCGAAGCTTCCCGAACAATTGTTCTCACTGGTGGCCAGATGACAACATCACCGGTTGCACCAATAGGCACATGTTCTGCAGCAAGTCCATCCTCATGGTCTTGCCCAACGCTGTAAAGTAAACCCGAACCTCTCTTAAGCCAGACTCGACCCAGCGAAGTATCAAGAGCGCGCCTGGCTGCGACATACCTGTAAATCAGAGGGTCAAATTTCAGGTCAAACGCGTCAACGTTTGATCTCTTCCGCGTATAGGTCGGGTAGATCTTTTCACTGTCATTCGGATAGTTACCGTACTCTTTGTGATAGGCACAGAGCCCCGCAGAGATCGCAGTACCGTTTACTTGCACAATCAGTAGATTTCGAATCGCAAACAGCTCTTTGATGTCTCGAATGGCATAAAGAACAGCGGCATAGCGAACTGGATTTGTACGATCGAACTCTGACTTCCTTTCCAGTATTGGATCGTATTCCTGCACACGCCAGCGGCGCCACCAGTCGTCATAAATCAATATTAAATGCCGGTGAGCCTCTTTACGGGGACTATGAAGTGCTGCCACCTTCTCCCAACGGCGAGCTGCACCAAAACGTGTCAATGGTTCAGATTCGGCCTGGATATCTGTAAATACCTTACGGAACATCTGTGGGTCTGCTTTGCCACTGTTTTCATCAAAGACCAGATCGATGAGCCCAGTCGAAACAATTCGATCTCCCTCTGGCATCGTCAGGCGATTACGAGTTGGCTGCAAGAATGGAATATCTTCTCGACCAAAGTCCTGATATATCTTGCCTGGCATCTCATCAAGATAGGTGTAAAAGATGTCTCGGAGGATACTAAGTGAATCAGAGAGCATCGTGATAGCAAATACTTTTTCAGCAAAGAAATCACGATCACAGAGCATTCGATAAACCCGTAAGCTGGCAACGATTTGCTTTTGAGCATCCTCAAAATTCTTCGCTTCACATAGCCGGTAGTGATTCGCTGTTGAGAATGCAGCTATGACTCGCATGGCCTTGAGGTACGGAAACTCACTTCGGCGAAGATTACCTTCGACTCCGATTTCAATGTGTAGTCCCCGAGATTGGTAAACACTATCAACTGAGCTCTTCCCATAAGGCAGCCCAATGATATTACGATCTCCAGACTTTAAAATGGCCTCTGCCATTGCCTGGTTTCCTTCCGCCCAAGCACTGACCTGATCCCAACCTTCCATGCCAGGCCAGATTGTGGTTTGATTGAAATTGGGACCAATTTCAAAAGGTGGGGGCGAGAGTTCAAGATAAGCATCGAACAGAATGCGGTATGACTTGCTTTGTTCGGTACCGTCAACCTGAGGGCTGCTATTGAGTTGCTCTACGATGTCGGAGAATTCTTCCTGTCCCAGGGCGACCGTACCCCAGGAAAGTAAGACTATCAAAATCATGTGAAAACGAAGGAGGGGCATCGCGGGGCCCTTTCTGTAGATAAAGGAAGCTGTTTCAGCATTCTAGTGTGACCAGTCAGTGGAAGGCAAAAAGCGACAATTAACACATCGTCCACGGCGTGCGGATATGATCGTCGCGCATTCTTTGAGTAGGCCGCGTAGGCCGCCGTGTAGCCTTGACGGAGCCCCGTATGTCTATGTTTCGACCCTCCCAGAGAGGTGCTACTTCACCATCCTCACCGATTCGACGCCTCGCTGTATTGGCAGATGAGGCAGCCAAACGGGGGGTGACCGTACACCACCTTAATATTGGTCAACCCGATATCAAGACCCCACAATGCATGCTCGATGCCTATCGGAACTATGACGAATCCGTTATTGAATATGCACCAAGCGACGGCTATCTGCAGTTTCGTGATCAACTGGCAAACTACTATCAGAACCTGCTAGGAAAGTCCCCCATTAAGACTGATGATATTGTCGTCACAACGGGTGG from Phycisphaerales bacterium includes:
- the trxB gene encoding thioredoxin-disulfide reductase — protein: MTEVCKVIIIGSGPAAWTAAIYAARANLSPVVCVGVPKSNPAPVLPGGQLMLTTDVENYPGFPEGVSGPDMMAAFRSQAERFETKIIEDDVVSCDFSSTPLKLTQANGQTLSAHAVIIATGATANWLGLENEMRLAQSGGGVSACAVCDGALPMFRDQPLAVIGGGDSAMEEASYLTKFASTVYVIHRRSEFRASKTMQDRVLNAENAEVLWNKQVIDVLGEDRISAVLLEDTVTGEKSQVEVTGMFVAIGHTPASEFLEGTSIAMDDKKYVKLETRTSHTNLPGVFAAGDVADSVYRQAVTAAGMGCQAALDAERWLADQGIE